A genomic window from Sulfurospirillum arsenophilum NBRC 109478 includes:
- a CDS encoding nucleotidyltransferase family protein, whose translation MTALLLSAGLGTRLLPVTNHIPKCLVPINGKPLLEYWLENLSIAGIKDFIINTHYFKEQVEEYVDKSAFKKNITLVHEEELLLTAGTILKCKEYLQKESFMVVHADNLSFCNFKDFIKAHKNRPKRCEITMMTFSCENPHQCGVLSLNNDNVVQEFFEKVQHPPTNLANAAVYIMEPIVINYLESLGKGEIDLSTEVIPHFLDKIYTFHNNVYHRDIGTIESYALAQIEILKYV comes from the coding sequence ATGACAGCATTGCTATTGTCAGCAGGATTAGGCACAAGGTTGCTGCCAGTGACTAATCATATACCTAAATGCCTTGTTCCAATCAATGGAAAACCTCTTTTAGAGTATTGGCTGGAAAACTTGAGTATAGCTGGTATTAAAGATTTTATTATTAATACACACTATTTTAAGGAACAAGTAGAAGAGTATGTCGATAAGTCAGCATTTAAAAAAAATATTACGCTTGTTCATGAAGAAGAATTACTTTTAACTGCAGGTACAATTTTAAAGTGCAAAGAGTATTTACAAAAAGAGAGCTTTATGGTTGTCCATGCAGACAATCTTTCATTTTGTAATTTTAAAGATTTTATTAAAGCTCATAAAAATAGACCTAAGCGATGTGAAATAACGATGATGACATTTTCTTGTGAAAATCCTCATCAGTGTGGTGTTCTATCTTTGAATAACGACAATGTAGTGCAAGAATTTTTTGAAAAAGTTCAACATCCACCCACAAACTTGGCAAATGCAGCAGTCTATATTATGGAACCAATCGTCATTAATTATTTAGAATCTCTAGGAAAAGGAGAGATTGATCTTAGTACGGAAGTAATTCCTCATTTTTTAGATAAAATTTATACTTTTCATAACAATGTTTATCATAGAGACATAGGAACAATCGAAAGTTATGCGTTGGCACAAATTGAGATTTTGAAATATGTTTGA
- a CDS encoding transketolase translates to MEYVSKKDVMEEIYHYFKNDMKMVLLAGDMGFAVLDKFILEHPNRAFNVGIAEQAAISIASGMCLSGLTPIVYSQVPFLVMRSYEQIRYDLNEHNMNVKMIGVGVDNYFSKLGRSHCMDEDDIEMMAIFKNVLILTPTEINLKEQIKQMFEYNGPVYVRCK, encoded by the coding sequence ATGGAATATGTGTCAAAAAAAGATGTTATGGAAGAGATATACCATTATTTTAAAAACGATATGAAAATGGTACTGTTAGCGGGAGATATGGGGTTTGCTGTACTCGATAAATTTATCCTAGAGCATCCAAATCGTGCTTTTAATGTAGGGATAGCGGAGCAAGCAGCCATTAGTATTGCTTCAGGTATGTGTTTATCTGGTTTAACACCCATAGTTTATTCTCAAGTACCTTTTTTGGTGATGAGATCCTATGAGCAGATTCGATATGATTTGAATGAGCATAATATGAATGTTAAAATGATTGGTGTTGGGGTCGATAACTATTTTTCAAAATTAGGAAGAAGCCATTGCATGGATGAAGATGATATAGAAATGATGGCTATCTTTAAAAACGTGTTGATCTTAACTCCCACAGAAATCAATTTAAAAGAGCAAATAAAGCAGATGTTCGAATATAACGGACCTGTTTATGTACGTTGTAAATAA
- a CDS encoding SIS domain-containing protein yields the protein MNNFLHKYTNKLTELIQKIDFNSIEMIIQSLESTIEKKSKIYILGNGGSAATASHMVNDLGAGLRRRGIVNFEVISLADNTPVTTAIANDIGYDNIFYMQLEGLLKRDDVVIAISCSGNSANIIKAVNYAKEIGSQVIGITGFDGGVLREVSDINFHVDAPKGEYGLVEDVHMILDHMIYSYYIDKGKK from the coding sequence ATGAACAATTTTTTACATAAATATACTAATAAACTGACCGAATTAATTCAAAAGATTGATTTTAATAGTATTGAGATGATAATTCAATCCTTAGAATCTACCATTGAAAAGAAATCCAAAATTTACATACTAGGTAATGGAGGAAGCGCAGCGACAGCATCTCATATGGTAAATGATTTGGGCGCAGGATTAAGAAGACGTGGCATTGTAAATTTTGAAGTGATTAGTCTTGCTGACAATACACCTGTAACAACGGCTATTGCCAATGATATTGGGTATGACAATATTTTTTATATGCAATTAGAGGGTCTTTTGAAAAGAGATGATGTTGTCATTGCTATATCGTGTAGTGGGAATTCAGCCAATATTATCAAAGCAGTTAATTATGCAAAAGAGATCGGTTCACAAGTCATTGGAATTACAGGATTTGATGGTGGAGTTTTACGCGAAGTAAGTGATATAAATTTTCATGTAGATGCGCCAAAAGGTGAATATGGTCTGGTTGAGGATGTGCATATGATATTAGATCATATGATATACTCGTATTATATTGATAAAGGTAAAAAATAA
- a CDS encoding 1-deoxy-D-xylulose-5-phosphate synthase N-terminal domain-containing protein, with translation MSSPVFTSAEIRAKTIELSCRTGAGHLAPSLSCVEILTVLFRDYLTYKIGNPFYEQRDKLVFSKGHGAYAYYVILNELGFIPDDELQNFYTEKSSLKGCLSMNQKYMIEASTGSLGHGLPIAVGMAKANKLLGINAKVVCIVGDGEMQEGSNYEALQFAHQHKLDNLLLIVDANGLQAMDWIGDVGFNNDKLSRVLKAIAEDDHFSDIDGHDEQVLKNEFDIFFHGKRSSFTILNARTIKGKGIKMAENNKAYHFRCPVEDGYNYEA, from the coding sequence ATGAGTTCGCCTGTATTTACCTCTGCAGAGATCAGAGCAAAAACAATTGAGCTTTCTTGTAGGACAGGTGCTGGACATCTTGCCCCTTCATTGTCTTGCGTAGAAATACTTACAGTTCTTTTTAGAGACTATCTTACGTATAAAATAGGTAACCCATTTTATGAGCAAAGAGATAAATTAGTTTTTAGCAAAGGCCATGGGGCATACGCGTATTATGTTATTTTGAATGAACTCGGTTTTATTCCTGATGATGAATTGCAAAATTTTTATACAGAAAAATCGTCTTTAAAAGGCTGTTTATCGATGAATCAAAAGTATATGATAGAAGCATCAACAGGTTCACTGGGGCATGGATTACCTATTGCTGTGGGTATGGCAAAAGCCAATAAACTATTAGGAATTAATGCTAAAGTCGTTTGCATTGTGGGCGATGGTGAAATGCAAGAAGGAAGTAATTATGAGGCATTACAGTTTGCCCATCAGCATAAGCTTGATAATTTACTTCTCATTGTTGATGCTAATGGACTACAGGCGATGGACTGGATAGGAGATGTTGGATTTAACAATGACAAATTGTCTCGAGTATTAAAGGCTATAGCAGAAGATGATCATTTTTCTGACATAGATGGGCATGATGAACAAGTATTAAAAAATGAATTTGATATATTCTTTCATGGGAAAAGGAGTAGTTTTACTATTCTAAATGCACGAACAATTAAAGGCAAAGGTATCAAAATGGCTGAGAATAACAAAGCATATCATTTTAGGTGCCCTGTTGAAGATGGTTATAATTATGAGGCATAA
- a CDS encoding SDR family oxidoreductase, whose protein sequence is MRAVVTGGAGFIGSHMVDLLVSKNFEVLVIDNLANGRLENIKHHRDKVIFVNADIGDYKIDLVPYFEDADYVFHFAALADIVPSINEPMKYHKANVDGTINVLEASKKSSKLKKFVYAASSSCYGIPEIYPTPETSAIKPEYPYAHTKTIGEQYTMHWGQVYNMPVISMRFFNVYGVRHRTSGTYGAVFGVFLAQLLNNKPLTIVGDGEQTRDFTYVTDVVEACFAAAISEIKQEIFNVGSGNTYSVNYLVELLGGNKVYIPKRPGEPDSTFADITKIKTMLGWSPRIRFEDGVKTMLENIEQWREAPVWDQNSIVKATEDWFKYLGKQ, encoded by the coding sequence ATGAGAGCAGTAGTAACAGGCGGTGCAGGATTTATTGGTTCGCACATGGTCGATTTGCTTGTAAGTAAAAATTTTGAAGTATTAGTAATAGATAATTTGGCAAATGGAAGATTAGAAAATATCAAACACCATAGAGACAAAGTTATTTTTGTAAATGCAGATATTGGTGATTATAAAATAGATTTGGTTCCTTATTTTGAGGATGCAGATTATGTTTTTCATTTTGCAGCACTTGCTGATATTGTACCATCCATTAATGAACCTATGAAATATCACAAAGCAAATGTTGATGGAACAATTAACGTTTTAGAAGCCTCAAAAAAAAGTTCTAAGCTTAAAAAATTTGTTTATGCTGCGTCTTCTTCGTGTTATGGTATACCTGAGATATATCCAACACCAGAAACATCAGCAATTAAGCCAGAATATCCCTATGCACATACTAAAACAATAGGTGAGCAATATACCATGCATTGGGGGCAGGTCTATAATATGCCTGTTATTTCCATGAGGTTTTTTAATGTATATGGTGTAAGGCATAGGACAAGTGGAACCTATGGTGCAGTTTTTGGAGTTTTCTTAGCCCAATTACTGAATAACAAGCCGTTGACTATAGTTGGAGATGGTGAGCAAACAAGAGATTTTACATATGTGACAGATGTTGTGGAAGCATGCTTTGCTGCGGCAATCTCTGAAATTAAGCAAGAAATTTTTAATGTGGGTAGTGGAAATACATACAGTGTTAATTATCTTGTTGAATTGCTAGGTGGGAATAAAGTATATATACCAAAAAGACCAGGTGAGCCTGATTCAACTTTTGCTGATATTACAAAGATCAAAACAATGTTAGGTTGGTCTCCACGCATTCGTTTTGAAGATGGTGTGAAAACAATGCTTGAGAATATTGAGCAATGGCGAGAAGCCCCTGTATGGGATCAAAATTCAATTGTAAAAGCCACAGAAGATTGGTTTAAATATTTAGGTAAACAATAA
- a CDS encoding acyltransferase, whose product MNFLYSEIGIIFKIDILRLRTKIFLFLFNILPDLYLLKIMKNFLLCLAGAKISLLFTYIKNGLYCDNLTNLKIGKGSFLNAYIYLEGNGKITIGKACQIGPSVKLLTTNHTNRENDEIQNITIGDNVWIGAGCIILPGTIIHDNMNIAAGSILKGDVQDGVLWAGTLAKKKK is encoded by the coding sequence TTGAATTTTTTATATTCTGAAATTGGAATAATTTTCAAGATTGATATATTAAGATTGCGAACAAAAATATTTCTTTTTTTATTTAATATCTTGCCAGATTTATATTTATTAAAAATTATGAAGAATTTTTTACTTTGCCTTGCGGGGGCAAAAATTAGTTTATTGTTTACCTATATCAAAAATGGGTTATATTGTGATAATTTAACTAATCTCAAAATAGGCAAAGGCTCATTTCTGAATGCATATATTTATTTAGAAGGAAATGGTAAAATCACAATAGGCAAAGCTTGTCAGATAGGCCCTAGTGTTAAACTTCTTACAACGAATCATACCAATAGAGAAAATGATGAAATACAAAATATAACAATTGGGGATAATGTGTGGATAGGCGCGGGATGTATTATTCTTCCTGGAACCATCATCCATGACAATATGAATATAGCTGCTGGATCTATATTGAAAGGTGATGTACAAGATGGAGTACTCTGGGCCGGAACTCTCGCAAAAAAGAAAAAATAA
- a CDS encoding PfkB family carbohydrate kinase encodes MNITIENLREKYKDKKIVFVYGKFEVLHPGHLRLLKFAKESGDVLIVGVYADSMGKYYIPEDLRLEAIRASIFVNESFILDVAPEEVIKKLQPAVVVKGSEHEERYNPEIEVLKSYGGKLLFSSGDIRFSSLSLLQDEFRKLQTSTIQKPISYLRRHKIEVEKIISTINKFSDLNVLVIGDTIIDEYITCDPLGMSQEDPTIVVSPISSDIFLGGAGIVAAHAAGLGAKVEFFTVLGEDKYANLAEEKLKEYGVNAKICKDSSRPTTLKQRFRANRKTLLRVNHLKQHHISIELQDKIIEDLRDSISMKDLIVFSDFSYGCLPQRLIDNITKMGIAHKILMVADSQSSSQTGDISKFEHMSLITPTEREARFGVNDFESGLIVLAEKLRKKSHIKNVFITLGSEGVLIHADKTGDTEDNWITDQILALNDSPKDVSGAGDSLLISSAMAIATGASIMESAYIGSLAAACQVSRVGNIPLSIDELKKEAAE; translated from the coding sequence ATGAACATAACTATAGAAAATTTACGTGAAAAATATAAAGATAAAAAAATAGTTTTTGTTTATGGTAAATTTGAAGTTTTACATCCCGGACATTTAAGGCTTTTAAAATTTGCAAAAGAAAGTGGAGATGTGTTGATTGTTGGGGTTTATGCTGATAGTATGGGCAAGTATTATATCCCTGAAGACTTAAGGCTTGAAGCGATTCGTGCATCCATTTTTGTTAATGAATCATTTATTTTAGACGTTGCTCCAGAAGAGGTTATAAAAAAGCTCCAACCTGCTGTTGTTGTAAAAGGGAGTGAACATGAGGAACGATATAATCCAGAGATAGAAGTTCTTAAATCTTACGGTGGAAAGTTATTGTTTAGTTCTGGAGATATTCGTTTTTCTTCTTTATCTCTGTTGCAAGATGAGTTTAGAAAGCTTCAGACATCAACTATACAAAAACCAATTTCTTACCTTAGAAGACATAAGATAGAAGTAGAAAAAATTATTTCTACGATAAACAAATTTAGTGATTTAAATGTTCTTGTTATTGGCGATACTATCATTGACGAATATATTACCTGCGATCCGTTAGGGATGAGTCAAGAAGACCCTACAATTGTGGTAAGTCCGATTTCTTCTGATATTTTTTTAGGAGGTGCTGGTATCGTAGCAGCACATGCTGCAGGTCTTGGTGCAAAAGTTGAGTTTTTTACGGTATTAGGTGAAGATAAATATGCCAATTTGGCCGAAGAAAAGTTAAAAGAATACGGTGTAAATGCAAAAATATGTAAAGATTCTTCTCGTCCTACAACATTAAAGCAACGTTTCCGAGCAAATCGTAAAACATTGCTTAGAGTTAATCATCTCAAACAGCATCATATTAGTATTGAATTGCAAGATAAAATCATTGAAGACTTACGGGATAGTATTTCAATGAAAGATCTTATTGTATTTTCTGATTTTAGTTATGGGTGCTTACCTCAGCGATTGATCGATAACATAACGAAGATGGGCATAGCGCATAAAATTTTGATGGTAGCAGATAGTCAATCCTCTTCTCAAACGGGTGATATCTCCAAGTTTGAACACATGAGTCTTATTACGCCAACGGAGAGAGAAGCAAGGTTTGGTGTTAATGATTTTGAATCAGGACTTATCGTCTTGGCTGAAAAATTAAGAAAAAAGTCACATATAAAAAATGTTTTTATAACGCTTGGCTCTGAGGGTGTTTTGATCCATGCGGATAAGACTGGAGACACTGAGGATAATTGGATAACAGATCAGATTTTAGCACTCAATGATTCTCCAAAAGATGTGTCTGGTGCAGGAGATTCTTTATTAATTTCTTCTGCAATGGCTATTGCAACGGGTGCAAGCATAATGGAAAGTGCTTATATAGGTTCCCTTGCGGCAGCTTGTCAGGTGAGTAGGGTTGGAAATATTCCTTTGAGTATTGACGAATTAAAAAAAGAGGCAGCTGAATGA
- a CDS encoding TIGR04372 family glycosyltransferase, translating into MFDFFKNKIVFIPDYDRNIGNLSEKLFYALQKAKRENKQLLFVRKRLFFKFLFKKIKYKQLNGIFALQSPLIYHNTFLDILFGYIYGARYSFHIVWNAVLFVLKLKRPFTYELMGIGCSNLINTTNETIFQKEIANNIDWAAVYNDRLEIDLDKKDVEICKEALANLGVTMNEWYVCLHIRTSHYHKDPDSFFRNSSPENYLTAINYISLLGGKVIRLGDPVDMSINQYCIDYPNSKYKSELMDLYLIKNCKFYMGTNSGILDTAFLFGTPVLGVNYSDFCLTKLFKDCDKVLYKHMIDKKTGKELTIENIFQKPMYINPNINEFYINKFHEDYEVHENTPEEILLATKEMLSDLECPKQKNELDKVYDEIVLHAICRWIKEENGYFLDNIEEPYRLYQRTYCSGKVCNFYLKKQLI; encoded by the coding sequence ATGTTTGATTTTTTTAAAAATAAAATTGTGTTTATTCCTGATTATGACCGTAATATTGGCAATTTGTCGGAAAAACTTTTTTATGCTTTACAAAAAGCAAAACGAGAAAATAAACAGTTATTATTTGTTCGGAAGAGATTGTTTTTCAAATTTTTATTTAAAAAAATAAAGTATAAACAATTGAATGGAATTTTTGCGTTACAATCTCCGTTGATATACCATAATACTTTTTTAGATATTCTCTTTGGCTATATTTATGGAGCTAGATATAGTTTTCATATTGTATGGAACGCTGTTTTATTTGTGCTTAAACTTAAAAGACCATTTACATATGAACTTATGGGAATTGGGTGTAGTAATTTGATAAATACGACAAATGAAACTATTTTTCAAAAAGAAATTGCTAATAATATTGATTGGGCAGCAGTATATAATGATCGTTTAGAAATAGATTTGGATAAAAAAGATGTTGAGATATGTAAAGAAGCATTGGCAAATCTTGGTGTAACTATGAATGAATGGTATGTGTGTTTACATATTAGAACATCTCATTATCATAAAGATCCAGATTCTTTTTTTAGAAATTCTAGCCCAGAAAATTATCTTACTGCTATAAACTATATCTCATTATTAGGCGGGAAAGTTATTAGGCTAGGCGATCCTGTAGATATGTCCATTAATCAATATTGTATTGATTATCCCAATAGCAAATACAAATCGGAATTAATGGATTTGTATTTGATTAAAAATTGTAAGTTTTACATGGGAACAAATTCCGGTATCTTGGATACTGCTTTTTTATTTGGAACACCTGTCCTCGGCGTTAATTATTCAGATTTTTGTTTAACGAAATTATTTAAAGATTGTGATAAAGTTTTATATAAACACATGATAGATAAAAAAACAGGGAAAGAGCTAACGATAGAGAATATTTTTCAAAAACCTATGTATATCAATCCAAATATTAATGAGTTTTATATAAATAAATTCCATGAAGATTATGAAGTACATGAAAATACTCCAGAAGAAATTTTGCTAGCAACGAAAGAAATGCTATCAGATTTAGAGTGTCCAAAGCAAAAAAATGAATTAGATAAAGTTTACGATGAAATAGTATTACATGCCATTTGTCGCTGGATAAAAGAAGAAAATGGCTACTTTTTAGATAATATCGAAGAGCCTTATAGACTTTATCAAAGAACTTATTGTTCTGGAAAAGTGTGTAATTTTTATCTAAAGAAACAGTTAATATAA
- a CDS encoding radical SAM protein: MSENKELILDATKIAWHKERIEQWARGERIAPITIDMSLTRACNYGCSFCYARLQENDRFDISREVIDNFLDDCVEVGVKAISLVSDGESTLSPHFEHMVIRGSKLGLSMATATHGYNLRKEALERVLPHLTYIRVNISAGEPARYAEVMGVKQEWFDQVCQNIRDMVEIKKKNNLDVTIGMQMVLMPQDADQVIPLAKLGKELRPDYLVIKHTSDSEDGALGVDYSKYAEIEHILKDAETYSDESYKVVVKWSKINSDGKRDYQRCYGPPFQIQLSGSGLIAPCGMLFNEKYKKFHIGNIVHTRFKDILQSERYWEVMNYLASPNFNAQKMCGSLCLQHKVNEFLDAYAKGEIELKEPSGEKPQHINFI, from the coding sequence ATGTCAGAAAATAAAGAACTTATCCTCGATGCTACTAAGATAGCATGGCATAAAGAAAGAATAGAGCAGTGGGCTAGAGGAGAACGAATAGCACCAATTACAATCGATATGTCTTTAACTAGGGCATGTAATTATGGATGTAGCTTTTGTTATGCAAGGTTGCAAGAAAATGATAGATTTGATATTAGTAGAGAAGTAATTGATAATTTTTTAGATGATTGCGTGGAAGTTGGTGTCAAAGCGATTAGTTTGGTCAGTGATGGTGAAAGTACACTTTCTCCGCATTTTGAACATATGGTCATTAGGGGATCTAAGTTAGGTCTTTCTATGGCAACGGCAACACATGGTTATAATTTGAGAAAAGAAGCACTTGAAAGAGTCTTGCCCCATCTTACATATATACGAGTTAATATTTCAGCAGGTGAACCAGCACGATATGCTGAAGTCATGGGTGTCAAACAAGAGTGGTTTGACCAAGTATGCCAAAATATAAGAGATATGGTAGAAATTAAGAAAAAGAATAACCTTGATGTCACGATTGGTATGCAAATGGTTTTAATGCCTCAAGATGCAGATCAAGTGATCCCTTTAGCTAAATTAGGAAAAGAATTAAGACCTGATTATTTGGTAATTAAGCATACATCAGATAGTGAAGATGGTGCTTTGGGTGTAGATTATTCTAAATATGCAGAGATAGAACATATCCTTAAAGATGCTGAAACGTATAGTGATGAGTCTTATAAAGTAGTGGTTAAGTGGTCTAAAATAAATTCTGATGGTAAAAGAGATTATCAACGATGCTATGGACCACCTTTTCAGATACAGTTGTCAGGATCTGGATTAATTGCACCTTGTGGCATGTTATTTAATGAAAAATATAAAAAATTTCATATTGGCAATATCGTGCATACTAGATTTAAAGATATATTACAAAGTGAAAGATATTGGGAAGTCATGAATTATCTCGCATCTCCAAACTTTAATGCGCAAAAAATGTGTGGTTCATTGTGTTTGCAACATAAAGTAAATGAGTTTTTAGATGCATATGCAAAGGGCGAAATTGAGCTCAAAGAGCCTAGTGGTGAGAAGCCACAACATATTAATTTTATTTAA
- a CDS encoding glycosyltransferase family 4 protein, with the protein MEYSGPELSQKRKNKTVAIFIENYIAGGSDKIARDLIDDMDYESLYLFVNRTSDTSILLSSPLPKNTQLVHYNILTLVELGVFANQFKERSQFFYLVFKILNVIVRYPLILLHVIYFSRLFRKYKINILFSNNGGYPGGECNRAATLSASLVCQKNYHIIHSLATKPFLKVFTPIEYMIDYILDIGSTIICVSNQTKDVLLQQRFIRQNPIIIYNGVKAKRDIIKDFTAKRDKLKLLSIGILGKIKNQLFIIEALHILKEKGFDAIELYIVGKEGDSDYLKMLQDKVDEYQLCVHFEGFSSNPSYYYDLCDVFVLSSTVESFALVRVEAMSVGMPVVTTDVGDAHKQVKNGVNGFIVDSPEAMALAIQKYILLPNLIIEHAQNGYAIYKNDFTRDKMIGQYQELISKD; encoded by the coding sequence ATGGAGTACTCTGGGCCGGAACTCTCGCAAAAAAGAAAAAATAAAACAGTAGCAATTTTTATAGAAAATTATATTGCAGGTGGTAGTGATAAGATAGCTAGAGATTTGATCGATGATATGGACTATGAGTCATTGTATTTATTTGTAAATAGAACTAGTGACACATCTATTTTATTATCTTCTCCTTTGCCAAAAAATACACAATTGGTACATTACAATATTCTCACACTTGTGGAACTTGGCGTCTTTGCTAATCAATTTAAAGAACGAAGCCAATTTTTTTATTTAGTGTTTAAAATTTTGAATGTGATTGTTAGATATCCTCTAATCCTATTACATGTAATTTACTTTTCCAGATTATTTAGGAAATATAAAATTAATATTTTATTTTCCAATAACGGTGGTTATCCTGGAGGAGAGTGCAATAGAGCAGCGACATTAAGTGCAAGTTTAGTATGTCAAAAAAATTATCATATTATTCATAGTCTTGCTACAAAGCCATTTTTAAAAGTTTTTACTCCAATTGAATATATGATAGATTACATCCTTGATATTGGTAGCACTATTATTTGTGTTTCGAACCAAACTAAGGATGTATTATTGCAGCAAAGGTTTATTAGACAAAATCCAATCATTATTTATAATGGCGTTAAGGCAAAAAGAGATATCATAAAAGATTTTACTGCAAAACGAGATAAATTAAAGCTTTTAAGTATTGGGATTTTAGGGAAGATTAAAAATCAACTTTTTATTATTGAAGCTTTACATATATTGAAAGAAAAAGGTTTTGATGCAATAGAGCTTTATATCGTTGGAAAAGAAGGCGATAGTGATTACCTAAAAATGCTTCAAGATAAAGTTGATGAATATCAGCTTTGTGTTCATTTTGAAGGTTTTAGTTCCAATCCATCATACTACTATGATCTTTGTGATGTATTTGTGCTCAGTTCAACAGTGGAAAGTTTTGCTCTTGTTCGAGTAGAAGCGATGAGTGTTGGAATGCCTGTGGTCACTACTGATGTTGGAGATGCTCATAAACAAGTGAAAAATGGTGTGAATGGTTTTATAGTAGATTCTCCAGAGGCTATGGCATTGGCAATTCAAAAGTATATTTTGTTGCCAAATTTGATAATTGAGCA
- a CDS encoding radical SAM protein has protein sequence MSDKYAIDSHKLMYHPTRVAQWHEAGDDWEKLKKVYPIYVEISPYGGCNHRCTFCGLDYMGYSHIGLQFDTLKNTLTNMASKGVKSVMFAGEGEPLLFKNLDLIVEHCSSVGIDTALTTNFVPANQQNVERFIKNCSWIKVSLNAGSAKNYAQIHRTKEKDYDKVIENLKYAVDTRNKNGYKCTIGVQTLLLPENRDEVAILAQTCKDIGVDYLVVKPYSQHLFSETKKYVNIDYASMIDMGESLQQFNDEKFQVVFRANTMKKYVEKKQPYSTCHSTPFFWGYIAADGKIFGCSAYLGQDKFCYGNIYDNTFEEIWESNKRKESYEYVQNTLDIKNCRVNCRMDEVNRYLWNLKNPNLHVNFI, from the coding sequence ATGTCTGATAAATATGCTATAGATAGTCATAAACTCATGTACCATCCTACGAGAGTGGCACAATGGCATGAAGCTGGAGATGATTGGGAAAAGCTTAAAAAGGTTTATCCTATTTATGTTGAAATCTCACCTTATGGTGGATGTAATCATAGATGTACTTTTTGTGGGCTTGATTATATGGGCTACTCTCACATAGGATTGCAATTTGATACTTTAAAAAATACGCTTACCAATATGGCATCCAAAGGTGTTAAAAGTGTTATGTTTGCTGGAGAAGGTGAGCCTTTATTATTTAAAAATCTTGATTTAATCGTAGAACATTGCTCTAGCGTTGGTATTGATACTGCATTAACAACAAATTTTGTTCCAGCAAATCAACAAAATGTAGAAAGATTTATAAAAAATTGTTCGTGGATAAAAGTAAGTTTAAATGCAGGTAGTGCAAAGAATTATGCGCAAATTCATCGTACCAAAGAAAAAGATTATGATAAAGTAATTGAAAATCTAAAATATGCAGTTGATACACGAAATAAAAACGGTTATAAATGTACCATTGGTGTTCAAACACTTCTTCTTCCTGAAAACAGAGATGAAGTTGCTATATTGGCACAAACATGTAAAGATATAGGCGTTGATTATCTTGTTGTCAAACCTTATTCTCAGCATCTATTCAGTGAAACAAAAAAATACGTAAATATAGATTATGCCTCAATGATAGATATGGGAGAAAGTCTTCAACAGTTTAATGATGAAAAGTTTCAAGTTGTATTTAGAGCCAACACAATGAAAAAATATGTTGAGAAAAAGCAACCTTATTCAACATGTCATTCAACGCCTTTCTTTTGGGGCTATATAGCTGCAGATGGTAAAATTTTTGGGTGCAGTGCGTATCTCGGTCAAGATAAATTTTGTTATGGTAATATTTATGATAATACTTTTGAAGAAATATGGGAAAGCAATAAGCGAAAAGAGTCTTACGAGTACGTTCAGAATACACTAGATATCAAAAATTGTAGAGTTAATTGCCGAATGGACGAAGTTAATCGATACTTATGGAATCTAAAAAATCCAAATTTGCATGTAAATTTTATATAA